AAGCGGCCTGACCGGACCACCGGCACCACCGCTCGCACGACCACGACGCGCCGTCGGTCGGGGACCCAATCCCCGACCGGCGGCGCGTCGTCGCGCGCGCGGGGCGCGAGGATGGGTGACGTGCTCGATGCTCTCGCCCTCCCCGTCCCGCTCGCGACCCGCATCGCGGGCGTCGTCCTCCGCCGCGCGGGCCTCAGTGACCTCGGGCCCCTCACGCACCTGCTCGCCGACGATCCGATCAGCGCCTCGCGGGGCGACCGGGCGGATCCGGACGATGCGGACCGGTACCGTGACGCGCTCGGGCGCATCGTCGCCGATCCCGGGAACGAGCTGCTCGTCGCCACCTCAGCCGACGGCGCCCACGTCGGCACGATGCAGCTGACGCTCATCCCCGGCATGGCCCGCCGAGGCGCCTCGCGCCTCCAGGTGGAGGCCGTGCGCGTACGGAGCGACCTGCGGTACTCCGGCATCGGCGGCGCCATGGTGCGGTGGGTCGCCGATGAGGCAGCACCCGCCCTCGGCGCCGGGCTCGTGCAGCTCACGTCCGATGCCGCACGTGTCGACGCGCACCGGTTCTACGAGCGGCTCGGTTACGCGCGCTCGCACGTCGGGTTCAAGCTGCCGATCCCGCCCACGGCGTAGCAGGGGTCCGCCGGCTCAGTCCTCGACGCGCACGCGGAAGTGGCGGGCGAAGACGGGGCCGAGCGCCGTGAGCTGGTTCGAGTCGAGCACGGCGCCGCGGAGGCCGTCGGGGGTGTCGAGGTCGTGGATCTCGGCGCCGCGCAGGTC
The nucleotide sequence above comes from Clavibacter sp. B3I6. Encoded proteins:
- a CDS encoding GNAT family N-acetyltransferase translates to MLDALALPVPLATRIAGVVLRRAGLSDLGPLTHLLADDPISASRGDRADPDDADRYRDALGRIVADPGNELLVATSADGAHVGTMQLTLIPGMARRGASRLQVEAVRVRSDLRYSGIGGAMVRWVADEAAPALGAGLVQLTSDAARVDAHRFYERLGYARSHVGFKLPIPPTA